One genomic segment of Drosophila melanogaster chromosome 3R includes these proteins:
- the CG12951 gene encoding uncharacterized protein — protein sequence MLSNQDLSLSLIVILAVTTVGQAAPSISRVVNGTDSSVLKYPFVVSLRSYDGSHSCGGSIISKHFVMTAAHCTNGRPADTLSIQFGVTNISAMGPNVVGIKKIIQHEDFDPTRQNANDISLLMVEEPFEFDGVSVAPVELPALAFAVPQSDAGVEGVLIGWGLNDTYGSVQDTLQEVSLKIYSDEECTSRHNGQTDPKYHICGGVDEGGKGQCSGDSGGPLIYNGQQVGIVSWSIKPCTVAPYPGVYCKVSQYVDWIKSNQIISA from the exons ATGTTGTCGAATCAAGATCTCAGTCTGAGTTTAATCGTTATCCTGGCCGTAACTACGGTTGGTCAGGCCGCGCCTTCCATATCAAGGGTGGTCAATGGTACGGACTCCAGTGTGCTGAAATATCCTTTCGTG GTATCCCTAAGGAGCTACGATGGCTCGCATTCCTGCGGTGGTTCTAttatttcaaaacattttgtgATGACCGCTGCTCATTGCACCAATGGTCGACCTGCGGATACCCTATCAATTCAGTTTGGAGTGACCAATATTAGTGCCATGGGTCCGAATGTGGTGGGCATAAAGAAGATAATCCAGCACGAAGACTTTGATCCCACTcgccaaaatgcaaatgacatCTCGCTGCTGATGGTGGAGGAACCTTTTGAGTTCGATGGCGTCTCTGTGGCCCCGGTGGAACTGCCAGCTCTGGCTTTTGCTGTGCCTCAATCGGATGCTGGAGTCGAAGGAGTGCTCATCGGTTGGGGTCTCAATGAT ACTTATGGAAGTGTGCAGGACACCCTACAGGAGGTTTCCCTGAAGATTTACTCGGATGAAGAGTGCACCAGCCGGCACAATGGCCAAACGGATCCCAAATATCACATATGCGGAGGAGTAGACGAAGGAGGAAAGGGACAGTGCAGTGGAGATTCGGGCGGACCCCTCATCTACAATGGCCAGCAAGTGGGCATCGTGTCGTGGAGCATTAAGCCCTGCACCGTGGCTCCCTATCCGGGTGTCTACTGTAAGGTTAGCCAGTACGTTGACTGGATCAAAAGCAACCAAATCATATCGGCTTAG
- the CG16749 gene encoding uncharacterized protein, with the protein MSRNQDLCLAVFALLTTAGISHGAPQMGRVVNGTDSSVEKYPFVISMRGSSGSHSCGGSIISKQFVMTAAHCTDGRKASDLSVQYGVTKINATGPNVVRVKKIIQHEDYNPYNNYANDISLLLVEEPFEFDGVTVAPVKLPELAFATPQTDAGGEGVLIGWGLNATGGYIQSTLQEVELKVYSDEECTERHGGRTDPRYHICGGVDEGGKGQCSGDSGGPLIYNGQQVGIVSWSIKPCTVAPYPGVYCKVSQYVDWIKKSQIILA; encoded by the exons ATGTCGCGGAATCAGGATCTCTGCCTGGCGGTATTCGCCCTCTTGACCACCGCGGGCATTTCCCATGGAGCTCCCCAAATGGGTCGTGTGGTCAATGGCACGGATTCCAGCGTGGAGAAATACCCCTTCGTG ATTTCGATGCGTGGATCCAGTGGCTCGCATTCCTGCGGTGGCTCCATTATTTCCAAGCAGTTTGTAATGACTGCTGCTCATTGTACGGATGGACGCAAGGCATCGGATTTGTCTGTTCAGTATGGAGTGACTAAGATTAATGCCACCGGTCCGAATGTGGTGCGCGTGAAGAAGATCATCCAGCACGAGGATTATAATCCCTACAACAACTATGCCAACGATATTTCACTGCTGCTCGTGGAGGAGCCATTCGAGTTTGATGGCGTCACGGTTGCACCCGTAAAGTTGCCGGAGCTCGCCTTTGCCACACCTCAAACGGATGCCGGTGGCGAGGGAGTGCTCATCGGATGGGGACTCAATGCG ACTGGCGGATACATCCAATCCACACTGCAGGAGGTGGAATTGAAGGTCTACTCAGACGAGGAGTGCACCGAACGCCATGGCGGTCGCACCGATCCCAGGTACCACATCTGCGGAGGGGTGGACGAGGGTGGCAAGGGACAGTGCAGCGGAGATTCGGGTGGACCCCTCATCTACAATGGCCAGCAGGTGGGCATCGTGTCGTGGAGCATCAAGCCCTGCACCGTGGCACCCTATCCGGGTGTTTACTGCAAGGTCAGCCAGTATGTTGACTGGATCAAGAAGAGCCAGATCATCTTGGCCTAG
- the Aduk gene encoding uncharacterized protein (another drosophila Unc-51-like kinase, isoform A), protein MSLPRITDFEILEKLGAGSYATVYKARHKKQRTYHAIKYVEMSTLSQTSRENLITEIRLLRELKHKYIVTLQDFFWDDKNIYIVLEYCNAGNLSAFIRTKKALPESTCRYFLRQLAAAVQYMRANDVSHFDLKPQNLLLTRGANNVSLKVADFGFAQHLKLGEINQQLKGSPLYMAPEIVRKHQYDAKADLWSIGVILYECLFGKAPYSSRTIEELLLRIRKAEAITLPPNARISNECHDLLRRLLAHEPTARISFADFFAHPFLDLKTFPTEHTLQKAIDLVTQACAYDEKHNYKEAYYLYCSALQYFVPLITEETDATKRLALRNRALSYTKRAEEIKNCIIEDEYRMLAERQRQAATAATANQEPSSATQVPAAQPSSSRVAEMLEPDSRYKQLYALSNSSPSMKTGLEIGRKGELYLYERKLDAALESYTSALGILVPFVNNEPKGERRNLLLQQLEFWMKEAESIKSILSAKHLDDEEQKLSTRTSLRTITFQGWSKPPLIFFILFIVLNLIKIV, encoded by the exons ATGTCACTGCCGCGGATCACGGACTTTGAAATTCTCGAGAAACTTGGAGCGGGCAGCTATGCGACCGTGTACAAAGCGCGGCACAAA AAACAGCGCACTTATCATGCCATCAAGTATGTGGAAATGTCGACGTTGTCGCAAACCTCGCGGGAAAACCTAATCACCGAAATACGCCTCCTCCGGGAACTCAAGCACAAGTACATTGTGACCCTGCAGGATTTCTTCTGGGACGACAA AAATATTTACATCGTTTTGGAGTATTGCAATGCCGGCAATCTATCCGCTTTTATACGAACCAAGAAGGCATTGCCGGAGAGCACCTGTCGCTACTTTTTGCGCCAATTAGCTGCCGCTGTGCAGTACATGCGAGCCAACGATGTGTCCCACTTCGACCTTAAGCCACAGAACCTGCTGCTTACCCGGGGAGCTAACAATGTGTCCCTGAAGGTGGCAGACTTTGG GTTTGCTCAGCACCTCAAACTAGGCGAAATCAATCAACAGCTGAAGGGATCGCCGCTCTACATGGCCCCAGAGATTGTGCGCAAGCATCAGTACGATGCCAAGGCGGATCTCTGGAGCATCGGGGTCATCCTCTACGAATGCCTATTCGGCAAGGCGCCGTATAGTTCGCGAACCATTGAGGAGCTATTGCTGAGGATTAGGAAGGCCGAGGCCATAACACTGCCACCAAACGCTCGGATCAGCAACGAGTGCCATGATCTCTTGCGCCGCCTTTTGGCCCACGAGCCCACGGCGCGCATTTCGTTTGCAGACTTCTTTGCGCATCCCTTTCTCGATCTCAAGACGTTTCCCACGGAGCACACTCTGCAAAAGGCCATTGATTTGGTCACGCAAGCATGCGCATACGATGAGAAACACAATTACAAGGAGGCTTACTATCTGTACTGCAGTGCCCTGCAGTATTTTGTGCCGCTTATCACGGAGGAGACGGACGCCACCAAGCGGCTGGCATTGCGCAATCGTGCCTTGTCCTACACAAAGCGCGCCGAGGAAATCAAGAATTGCATAATCGAGGACGAATACAGAATGTTGGCTGAACGTCAACGGCAGGCGGCTACAGCTGCCACAGCTAACCAAGAGCCATCTTCAGCTACCCAGGTGCCCGCTGCGCAGCCAAGCAGCTCGCGTGTTGCAGAAATGCTGGAACCGGATTCCCGCTATAAACAGCTAT ATGCCCTTTCGAACTCAAGTCCGTCCATGAAGACTGGCCTGGAAATCGGACGGAAGGGTGAGCTATACCTCTACGAGCGGAAGCTGGACGCAGCACTGGAGTCGTATACTTCAGCTTTGGGCATTCTGGTGCCGTTTGTAAACAATGAACCAAAGGGCGAACGCCGTAATCTGTTGCTGCAGCAG CTGGAATTCTGGATGAAGGAGGCGGAGAGCATCAAGAGCATTTTAAGCGCCAAGCACTTGGACGATGAGGAGCAGAAGTTGTCCACG CGCACTTCATTGAGAACCATCACATTCCAGGGCTGGTCGAAACCGCCGCTCATTTTTTTCATTCTGTTCATTGTgcttaatttgattaaaattgtttaa
- the Aduk gene encoding uncharacterized protein (another drosophila Unc-51-like kinase, isoform B), translating into MSLPRITDFEILEKLGAGSYATVYKARHKKQRTYHAIKYVEMSTLSQTSRENLITEIRLLRELKHKYIVTLQDFFWDDKNIYIVLEYCNAGNLSAFIRTKKALPESTCRYFLRQLAAAVQYMRANDVSHFDLKPQNLLLTRGANNVSLKVADFGFAQHLKLGEINQQLKGSPLYMAPEIVRKHQYDAKADLWSIGVILYECLFGKAPYSSRTIEELLLRIRKAEAITLPPNARISNECHDLLRRLLAHEPTARISFADFFAHPFLDLKTFPTEHTLQKAIDLVTQACAYDEKHNYKEAYYLYCSALQYFVPLITEETDATKRLALRNRALSYTKRAEEIKNCIIEDEYRMLAERQRQAATAATANQEPSSATQVPAAQPSSSRVAEMLEPDSRYKQLYALSNSSPSMKTGLEIGRKGELYLYERKLDAALESYTSALGILVPFVNNEPKGERRNLLLQQVSKMCI; encoded by the exons ATGTCACTGCCGCGGATCACGGACTTTGAAATTCTCGAGAAACTTGGAGCGGGCAGCTATGCGACCGTGTACAAAGCGCGGCACAAA AAACAGCGCACTTATCATGCCATCAAGTATGTGGAAATGTCGACGTTGTCGCAAACCTCGCGGGAAAACCTAATCACCGAAATACGCCTCCTCCGGGAACTCAAGCACAAGTACATTGTGACCCTGCAGGATTTCTTCTGGGACGACAA AAATATTTACATCGTTTTGGAGTATTGCAATGCCGGCAATCTATCCGCTTTTATACGAACCAAGAAGGCATTGCCGGAGAGCACCTGTCGCTACTTTTTGCGCCAATTAGCTGCCGCTGTGCAGTACATGCGAGCCAACGATGTGTCCCACTTCGACCTTAAGCCACAGAACCTGCTGCTTACCCGGGGAGCTAACAATGTGTCCCTGAAGGTGGCAGACTTTGG GTTTGCTCAGCACCTCAAACTAGGCGAAATCAATCAACAGCTGAAGGGATCGCCGCTCTACATGGCCCCAGAGATTGTGCGCAAGCATCAGTACGATGCCAAGGCGGATCTCTGGAGCATCGGGGTCATCCTCTACGAATGCCTATTCGGCAAGGCGCCGTATAGTTCGCGAACCATTGAGGAGCTATTGCTGAGGATTAGGAAGGCCGAGGCCATAACACTGCCACCAAACGCTCGGATCAGCAACGAGTGCCATGATCTCTTGCGCCGCCTTTTGGCCCACGAGCCCACGGCGCGCATTTCGTTTGCAGACTTCTTTGCGCATCCCTTTCTCGATCTCAAGACGTTTCCCACGGAGCACACTCTGCAAAAGGCCATTGATTTGGTCACGCAAGCATGCGCATACGATGAGAAACACAATTACAAGGAGGCTTACTATCTGTACTGCAGTGCCCTGCAGTATTTTGTGCCGCTTATCACGGAGGAGACGGACGCCACCAAGCGGCTGGCATTGCGCAATCGTGCCTTGTCCTACACAAAGCGCGCCGAGGAAATCAAGAATTGCATAATCGAGGACGAATACAGAATGTTGGCTGAACGTCAACGGCAGGCGGCTACAGCTGCCACAGCTAACCAAGAGCCATCTTCAGCTACCCAGGTGCCCGCTGCGCAGCCAAGCAGCTCGCGTGTTGCAGAAATGCTGGAACCGGATTCCCGCTATAAACAGCTAT ATGCCCTTTCGAACTCAAGTCCGTCCATGAAGACTGGCCTGGAAATCGGACGGAAGGGTGAGCTATACCTCTACGAGCGGAAGCTGGACGCAGCACTGGAGTCGTATACTTCAGCTTTGGGCATTCTGGTGCCGTTTGTAAACAATGAACCAAAGGGCGAACGCCGTAATCTGTTGCTGCAGCAGGTTAGCAAAATGTGCATTTAA
- the pasi2 gene encoding pasiflora 2, isoform A produces the protein MMNYGRKTPSTYRSNPSVYSHATGRSSTNLHSKMSRSTRSVRIPWYQRPLLKNNQYIDIQKGAMLVGLFAIFLSLFTIATSIFDIYCYAMAAPGSTHYGYYIISYEFVYVGNKHVRNMLIVFALFSLIMALINFVTSVLLCVALRKEYERKVMPWLWSFAIFTVWRALALIFFAIVNDLYFAYNVIMVLLWTIFCVLSIYGWAVVYSLFLELVDLTKLEDLAHLRMGTMASLHASTANSLAGSRPTTPHSTVSTMPVG, from the exons ATGATGAATTACGGTAGGAAAACGCCCTCCACATATCGGTCCAATCCGTCGGTTTATTCCCATGCCACGGGAAG ATCCTCGACGAATTTACACTCCAAGATGTCCCGATCCACGCGATCCGTCAGGATTCCTTGGTACCAGCGACCGTTGCTTAAAAACAATCAGTACATCGATATACAGAAGGGTGCCATGCTGGTCGGATTGTTTGCCATT TTTCTGTCCCTCTTCACCATCGCCACGAGCATCTTTGACATCTACTGCTATGCTATGGCTGCGCCAGGATCCACACATTATGGCTACTACATCATATCCTATGAGTTCGTCTATGTGGGCAACAAGCATG TTCGCAATATGCTCATTGTCTTTGCCCTGTTCTCGCTTATCATGGCGCTGATAAACTTTGTGACCAGTGTCCTTCTCTGCGTGGCTCTGCGCAAG GAATACGAGAGGAAGGTTATGCCATGGCTGTGGTCCTTTGCCATATTTACTGTTTGGCGGGCTTTGGCACTGATCTTCTTTGCCATTGTCAATGATCTGTACTTTGCCTACAATGTGATTATGGTGCTCCTTTGGACCATTTTTTGTGTACTGTCTATATATGGATGGGCCGTGGTGTACTCTCTGTTTTTGGAACTGGTGGATCTGACCAAGCTGGAGGATCTAGCCCATTTACGC ATGGGCACAATGGCTTCCCTGCACGCATCGACAGCAAACTCACTTGCAGGATCACGGCCAACCACTCCTCACAGCACCGTGTCCACCATGCCCGTGGGCTAA